The DNA segment TGTCTTTGGCAATTGTGAAAAAGATACTTGTTTCACACATTTTactatttgcttttttgtgcttgttacctataattttgtaattgttttggCCTAGTTAGCAGCTGAAGCATCTCAAAGTGTGTTTCACATATGTGAATCAATTTTGTGGCAAACTTTTCCATTCAGAAATAGTTAAAAACCAATAAGATGAAttcgaaaaacaaattttagcTAGTTAATAATacttgcaaatttgaaaatcttaTATCATGGCGTTCTTTgctcattaaattattatttttattggttttttttttgggtctaGTGTTACAAgtatattaacattttgttcCCATGTCGAGATTAGGCAAACTTGAAAACAATTTAGAGTTGTTTTTCCAACAAACTGTAATGTAGTTGGAAACTGGGCCAGGCACTTAAGGAGCTCATTTGCATTACCAATTTGGCAGTTGGTTAGTCATTAGTgtggacaacgacaacgacaaaaacaTCGACGGCGACAAccacagcaagagcaacagcaacagcagcagcaacaccaacagaaACAGTAGCACGTGCGTTTTGTGGTGTACACAGAGAGGCCAAAATTTATAACCCACGCATAAAAATTACGAACAAAAATATAGAGTTGTAGAGGTCTAAAGGCTTTGCTATCTGAGAAATTAAGCAGCAAACGGCGAATACATTTAGCCGCTGGTCATATTTTGTAATCAGTTCCATTTGCCGCTCACCCAAGacatgccacagcagcagcagcagcaacagccacaacagagcaacaacaccaacaacaacgagaggcACAACCACAGCAAAGTCTCAGACAGCATGGAGCCAAGCGAGATGGTGTCCAGTTTAAGGCCCCGGCGAACCAACAGCCACTGGGACAAAACCACTTTGGCAATCCAAGTCAAGCGGTACATATTTTCTTGCCGTTGCTGGTCttggtgttgttattgttgctgttgctgcggttgACATTTTTATGGACATTGGTATGCCCAGTCTCTCGGAAtcgagggagagagagagagagagacagacagatcTCTTAGAAACCGAAAACGAACCACCAGCAAGGAGAAATataaaaaccaacaaacaaacgaaaaaaccAAATATCGATATGCGAAAATTGTCACTGCCTTCCATTTGACTTTGCTCCGATGCCGATTTACGTTTTCGGCCAAACTGATTAGtgcaacaatttcaaatatttgtgttaaataccttgaaattaattgcaactgTGGTTTTCACCAAACTGCGGCATAAAATGAACTTATTTCAAACAACTGCGTTGGCGGCTATTtcttacaaaaacaaagtcgCAAATTGATTCGcgataaaagttaaaaaatacaaCTGCAGTTGAAAGAGAAAGGAATTGAATTCTAGtaacaaactaattaaatgaaagCTTTAACGTGGTGAAGTAGAAGGTTCtttaaattacgtatacgtaatatgttCCCATAgcacattttattgaatttaaattgaacaataactgcaaataatttaaaaatttaaatgtaaaattctcTTGAACTTTCATTATAAGTTTGTAGCCAATATTctatcaaataaaattcaataaaatgttgtcTTGAttcttctatttttctttGTCAGTTAGATTTACCATTTATTTCCCTTCTAAAACTTTTCCATTTATAGACTAATGATACATCTGCTTAAGTTGTGGATTAGTAATAGTAAAGAGTATAGTTCTTACGGAATTGCCCAACTTATTTCTCAATCACTTTTCAGCCCATATCTCACATCTTGAGCTACTGACTCTGCACACAATTTCGTGGCATGTGCGTGGGTGTTGCTTATGaaagttgttgctattgcaactgcaactgcagctacCGTGTGCCGTCCGTCAGCTAGATGGAGCTACCGTTGTGTGTGGCAAAGCAAATCCAAGTCCAGGCCACAATTGTCATTGCAGTCTTTCATTGTCATGGCTGTTCAGCGAGTTCGGAGATAGTGAGATGTTTTGATAGGAGAAATAGAGACCCGAATCCAAACAGGCTTTTGGCTATTGACTTCTTTTGGAGCACAGAAGTCAAACTGCGATTCGGGTGTTAGATATATTGCCAAAGATTGGCATGCATTGCAAACTGGTTGGCCGGCAGTGCTTCTAAAACTGTGCGCCACAGCAGACACcacaaattgttaattaagtATGATGGTTCAAGTTATGTCTAAGCGACTTGATATTTTGACCCAGAAGACAGCAATTGTTGAGCAAAGACAGCTTGTAACTTGTTGCAACTAAAAACACCTTCGAGCTTGCAACTAAAATCTCTTCAATCAAGCTCAAATTTCGACTCTTGACCCTAATGTCTTTAACAAAAACGCTGtgtttttatacatttttttcaaaatgacTTTAACTCTTTACTCTTTGGTTAGCCAAGTTACAAaccaaaagttttgcataaCAAAATCTGAACTTTTGTGCTGTCATAACTTAAATTCCTGTTGTGGTTATAAATCACTGTTGGGATTGTTGTTGCGATTGTTGAAAGCAATTCtctgcacaaatattttgcagtgGGTGTTTTATGATACAAGGGcgataaatttatattaaattgtatagaATTATAATCGCTGCAAGTGAATTAGATTGGgtgtttaaataaatgtaaattgtaaaatatttcaaatattaatttaaaatatgactTCATGAATTGTAAATTACTTCACTCAGTACGATAATTATTTTATGGGCGTATCATTattgcatcatcatcatcatcacactCAAATATATGCATTCTGTCTGAATTCAACATACATTGCTCATTATAGAGGCCCATTGTAAGATGATATATCGGAGACCTGTAGGCAGTTCTCCTTGAAGTCCGTCAACTctttttctacaatttttaacaCCATTTTCTTCTATAGACAATAGGCAAAAAACGGCAGTTGTTGCAGAGTAGTTATGATACAAAGTGTActcaaataacaatttattgttttgtaacACGGATGGGCAACAAACGGCAACAGCAAGTTGAGTTTGAAAGAAACCTCAGCAGATGTATAATAGGTCTTCATCAGTTTCGTCTTTTATCTATCTGTCTTCTCTCGTGTCGTCTTCTCTTCTCGTTGTCGGAGGTGTTGTACTTGAACAAGAACTCGAATTGCATAATCCAAAACGTTGCCTTTTCTATTCTTCAATTTTCTTGCTTATGCTTTTTCACTCACTTTTTTAGCGTACTGCTCCGTACCCAAAGCTAAAAACTTTGGCTGCGGCTGTCGACTTTTTAAGGTAGTCTTTTCTGGGATTTTATTatctctttttaattttactggCAGTTAATTAGCTAATAAGCTACGGTCAGCCAAgtaattgattttcaaaaaGAATTAACTAGACTTTTCCTTGAGGGCAGCAAAACTATGATAGGGTATATAGAAAAGAGTCCACTACGTTTCAAACTTGAAAATGGAGCAAAAAATCAATTACGCGCAGCTTGTAGATCGACCGCATTTTTCTTCTACTACACATACTTGTGCTCGCACTTATTGATGAGCCACAGCACTTTACACCGCACATCTCACATCTGGTTTTCATAGGTGCAACCACAACAGAGCACATATCCATCTATCAAAGGCCAACACACAAATTAGGGGCATGCTGCACATGCAACATGgaatatttcaagaatttcTTTGTTCTTAGCCGCACTTAAGTGAAATCACTGTGTATGCATCATCATCTGGGTACATCGTCTGCCATTTTGCAGACCTTCAAAATGTATGAAACTGGagtaactttaaattaatttcttgaaATCAAATCCCTTTTTAATTTGCTCAAGATACTTTTAGTCGCAATCTTCATCTATTATTAAAGGTAATTTAACTGATAAGAtttttcaaaactttttaaGATATTCATTAGTAaagcaatattaatattacacATTGCATTAGCTGTTCATTTCACATCTGGTTTTGTTTGACATATATTTCACCTTTATACGAGCTAcgttattaattattcatatGAGTTATTGTCTAATATCACTTTTAAAGCCTATCATAGATTTCctgaataattttatttacatttcccTTGTCTTGTacacagcaaataaatttgtacaaagaataaaacttaaatattattttaatttcatttcaactttTAGAAGGCAGTTGTTAACTTAAAAGGGTATTCCCTAGTCGAATAGTATAAGTAGTACGAATGTTCACTCACCCTCACAGGCCACGGCATCCATCTGGTCATCATCCTCTGGAACCAACTCCCAATCAGCATCGTTTTCTGCCTCACGCAGCGCAGCTAAATCCTCTTGTCGCTCGACATTCACATTCATGCCAAAGTAACCATCTTCGCATTCCTGGCACTTGACACCCATTACACCCAGCTTACACTCGCACTGTCCAGTGCTGGCATTGCAACTGTCCAAGACAGCTGCGCCAAGTGCATCGCAATTACAGGGCACACATTGCAACTCGACATGGGCAAAACCGGTTTCGCATTGATCACATTTCTGGCCAGCGAATCTTGGGCGGCACAGACACTGACCATCTGTGCTGTCGCAGAGCTCGCTCTCGGAGCCCTCGCCATAGCAATGGCAGGCCTCACAGCCGACAGCGGGATCACCCCAGTGGCCCAGTTTGCAGCGCTCGCAGTGCCAACCTTCGGTGTTGCCCTGGCAGGTGATGCAGGCACCGGTGGTGACGTTGCAGGGTCCGCCTTCGCAATTGCAGCGCTGACAGCTGCTGCCCAGTTGCATGGGATTGCCGTAGTAGCCATCATCACACACTTGGCAATGGTCGCCCGTATAGCCCTCGGGGCACTGGGTGCAAATGTATTCGGCATGTTCAATCAGCTCAAACTGTGGATTTAGATCCATGTAGTTGTAGCTTTTCAGCTGGCAGCTGGGTGAGAAGTTATTGGACTCCTCTGAGAGGGGGCAGGCGCATCGCTTGCAATCGTGTGGCGTGCCTTGCAATGGGTTGCCATAGAAACCGAGCTGGCAACGCTCGCAGCTGCAATGAAAAAGAATGCCGCATAAATGGTGTGTGTCTTGGCTAAGCAGTGGCACTCGCTGTGTGGTGAGTTTAGCGAGCGTTCAATCCCCAGTGTGTGCACTCGCTAAAGTGGATTGTGGCATGTGGAATGCATTTACTTACCGCTCTCCGAAAGTGTTGTGCATACAGTCGCCACAGTTGCCGCTCTGCAGATCACACGAATTGGAGTGTCCATTGCAGGGACAGGGAATGCACTTGCCCAGCAGCTGATGATCCGTGGAGTTCTCGTAGATGCGTTTGTAGCCAAAGGCGCAGCCTTCACAAGAGAGACCCGTGTAGCCGGCCGGGCAAATGCATTGCTCCACCTGTGTGGTGGCCTTAGCTCCGAGTTCTAAGCCTCCCGAATAGATGACAGCACGCTCCAGCGAAGTTTCCACCTGATCTGTGTGATAGGCAGCGCGTATAAGCATTGCATCCAGTGAGACCATCACGGATAGAAACTGTGATCTCGTCACGGGCTCCCCATGATAAGCACCTCCCTCTGTGCGTCGAAGTCGTGTCTTGATATCCTTCACAGCGGGCGGCACATGATACCAGCCCTGTTCCGTGAGAGTTACATTGAGAGCCACCTCCAAACTCTCAAAGGATTCATCTGCATAAGCGATCTTAAGTCCATTCTTGCCACACAGTATGACATTGGGTCCTGTTGTTGGTTTGCCCGAGGTGTCGCCTCGCATCACCACCCAGGAGAGTTGTAACTGGAGCCTGGCACCGTAGCTGGTCAGTCGATTCCCAAGGTAACCCACTGGTGCCTGCCAGTAGATCGCCTCAACTTCATCCAATTCATTGCCAAAGATCAGACGCATTTGCTCCGCATCCACGGTCACAGCAATCGACTGCTGCCGCTGGATGTCTGTCAACCTCCAATCGTTTAGTGTCTCAAAGGCCAGAGTTTGCAGCTTGGCACTGTGGCAAGTCTCGGAGACCTGTGAGCACCAGCAGCGACTGCAGCCATCTGGATTGTGTTCATCCAAATCATAGTAGCCTGTGGCACACTCGGCGCATGTTTCGCCCTGCACATTTGCCTTGCACTGACAACTGCCCGCACAGGCGCTGCCCTCCATTGTGCCACGTTCATCGCATTCGCAGCGTCGACAATCGTCGCCGTAGTGATTGGGCGCACACTCCTCGCAGTGGGGACCCtgaaagatttttaatttatttgttatttagaAGTAGGGTATTATTAAGTTAATTGAATGCACACAGATAGCTCAAAAATATCTGGCGATTTTAAAATTCTCTAAAATCCAAACCTTAAGGAAATATTCACCACACAACAGAATGGcgagtgatttttttttatcatatttatcaACCTCTTcttgtttaatatttgtgttatttttaaaaatggatatatatttatttattcagaGTCAATCcaatgaaaaattacaaaatgttatatatacgtatatttgTTGTGCTCAGCAATATATTCCTACtttccaataaataaaaaaaaacaattctagCGCGCCAATCAAACAGTGGTTACTTCACAATTGGAAGTTGTAATCAGCTGAGTGTAATTGTTGATAATTTTGAGCAAAgcgaaaaattaaattgacttAAAATACCAATGCGCTATGGCTGTCGCTATGAAGAATAAACTACGCACCGAGCAGCAGCTCAAATCCGTTGATTCCTTGGAAAGTACTCGTCGCATACTCAGCATGATGGAAGAATTCAACGAGATGGAAATTCGCTCTCTTAAGCCTTTGTGTGATCAGAACGAGGTATTGGATCGCATTGAGGAGGGAATGGGTCGCAATAATGCGGATATGCGTGAGGAGGAAAAGAATCTCAGCGGCATGGAGAAATACTATGGCATCAGCGTGCTGCCgtgtaataaaattattctgAAGGACGACTGGAAAGCGAATAATATGGAATCCGAGTTGGTGaacccaaacaaaaaaatcgaaacCATCAATGCCAAGGATGATTCCAACTATATGCGCATTGACGGTGTTAATCAGGTGTCAAAATTTAATGATCAATTATAACTGCTTGATACCGATCACCAGTAGatggagcaacaacaaaagcatagCAATAgcatcaaaaataaatgcaaaattatgaACTATGTTccgaacaaaaacaatactaTGTTGTGGGCACAAAAACCTACTACTGTTATCCTTTAATTATGGCGatatcaaaaattaatgaacttttatattcaacatacacacaaactACTTAGTAAACAACTAAAGCAAAAAACACTCAACTTGAGCCGAAGCGAAGCAAAGCATTTAGAAAGAGGTGAGCGATTTTTTTTAACCTATTTATGAACCGTTTCTTGATCGTGTAATAAGatttttaagataatttttgtactaatttaaaaaaaataatatttaattattcagagtcaatatatattttttgtcatCACCAATATATTCTtactttcaaataaataaataaaaaaataaaacaattctAGCAGTGGTTACTTAACcattagaagttattaataatttttagcaaACCGAATgtgatatatttgatattaaaaacATTGTGTTATATTCGTACCAGAGAACGGCTTCGggtgaatgaaaaaaaaaatcgtacgCGATCAACAGCCGAATAATCACACTGCTCGGATCAGCCGATCAAACTTCACACTTCAAAGCACAGATAAAATGTGcgaagaaatttattttattttatttttattttattctataaaATGACACTCAAATGAAAAATCTGTAAGTAATATGCTGTTTTAAAAAACAAGCAGTTTGAAAACTGTATGCAATTGCCATGTTGACAATTCTCTGGATCTCTCTActttagtaaataaaaattatagcttaTGGTTACAACTCGGCAAGTAAAGAGTAAAATTGCAACCTGAAAGAATAATTTCATGAATagttaaaaaatgaaatattatgtGGACGCAAAAGCATagttttcttattaaatattaaaacattgaaaagAGTCTATAGTGCAAGCGATGGCTCGCCACctctttttaatatatacaattggTTTTATACTTAGTGTGTATACATTTACCAAAATattgtacaaaaataactgaaacaaaacttattaaatcaaaaacgtttatcaaatttaagttcctgttttacaaaaataaacgaacTTAATAAAAGGACTacacatcatcatcgtcagcaAGTGGCGTCAGCTGTTAATTGTGAGTCATTTCCTAGCTATTTTTTGCAGCCTCAATCACTGAGAAATTCGCAATCACTTGCTATACACTGAGAGGCAGTCATCAGTAAGTAACTTACACCCACATCGAATAGTCACGCTATGGCTGCCGCTGTGAAGAATGAACCACGCACCGAGCAGCAGGAACTGAAGCTCAAATCCGCTCAAGTTGTCAATGATTCCTTGGAAAGTACTCGTCGCATACTCAGCATGGTGGAAGAATCCGAGAAGGCAGGCAATCGCACTCTTGTAGCGTTGGGTGGTCAGGGCGAGAAATTGGATCACATTGAGGAGGGAATGGATCGTATTAATGCGAATATGCGTGAGGCGGAAAAGAATATCAGCGCCATGGAGAAAGGCTGTGGCATCTGTGTGCTGCCGTGGAAGAAAGTCAATCTGAAGGACTATAGCGTCTGGAAGGCGAATGATGATGGCAAAGTTGTTAGAAGTCAGCCGCAGCGtgaacgaaatgaaatggGACATCCAGCGCAATCGGGCTATGTGGCAAGAATAACGAACGATGTACGCGAGGATGAGATGGATGAGAATTTGGGGCAGGTAAATTCGATATTGGACAATTTGCGTAACATGGCGATTGATATGGGATCCGAGTTGGagaatcaaaacaaacaaatcaaacgCATCAATGCCAAGGGTGATTCCCAACAATTTGCGCGTGGACGATGCTACTAAACGCGTAATTAATTTGCTCAAAAGTTAATCAGGTGTCAAATTGAATGATCAATTATAACTGCTTGATACCGATAACCACCCCACCCATCGCTACCAATTAACTTCCTGCTATCTAACTCTCACTTGAAACTTTCACCAGTAGATgtagcaacaacagaagcacAACAATAGCATCAAAAAGATATGCAACAATTATGAACTATATActgaacaaaaacaatactaTGTTGTGGGCACAAAAACCTACTACCGTTACTTAGCAGTTCATTTAGTTGCTTTAATTATGGCgatattaaaaactattaaacttttatatttaacgCACACAAACTACTTAGTAAACAACTCAAGCAACAAAACCTCAACTTGAGCCCGAAGCGAAGCTAAGCATTTTAAGGAGGAGGAAAAGGTGAATTGAGACGGACGACGGAGGaatgattaaaaatttaagGGTAGTgtcaaattcatttttgtgtgctttaaaaaatattattaatctatttttttattattaatatttaaatgatgtaTAGCATCTTTGTTTACATACTtttctaaataattttgaGTATAAATGGAATCCTccaatttaaagaaaaataaaaatgttcgTTACAATAATGAAATTGCTGATTGTGGAACTAAGTAATTAGCTTTGagaatttaatgcatttattaaatacattaatcACTAATTTTATATTGAGTGACAATGAACACCActtaaacatttctttattttttcgaGTTTTTAATAACAACGCAACTCagctacaaataaaatatatttttatgcacTTATCATTGCTTACCTGAAAGCCTTCCAGGCAATGACATGCGCCTCCGACCGGAGCACAGATGCCTGTCGAACGTTGTGGATTGCAAGAGCAGGGCAAACACGGTTCAGTTGGTGCTGCATCTGCCGCTCTGTAGAAGCCTCCGGCACAGAATTCGCACTCGTTGCCCGCCGTATTATTGACGCAGTTCTCACAAATGCCTCGCTCCAAAAAACGAATCGTAGCTGCAGCTGAGAGCATGGCCATGACATTCGCAAATCTCGCACTCGGCGCCAGGACGATAAACGCGGTCCTGATAAAGTGGACAACACTGTTCGCACTGCATGCCACAGGCGTTGTTCTGACAACTGCACTGTAGCAACTGGCTGCCCATTACTTCCTGGGTGCGATCCGCATTTCCATTGCAATCTAGTCGAGCGCTCACACGCAACTGCTTCAGACTGTAGAAGCTGCGCTTCTCCATCGATTGGGAGTCGAGCACCCAATCGACGCTGTTGTCCAGATTCGCTGTTGAGTGCATGCCCTGCAGTCGAATGCGCATGAAACGCGCCGTGATGAACTGCATCAACTCAGGTGTTTGGGCCATGGCTCCAGGTCTATTCTTCATTAGGGAGACGTGTAGTTCGCCATTCTCCAAAGGCAATGCCTTTGAGAACTGTGTTGTGCAGATGACTTCGGTGTCGTTTTGGAACATATACTTTCCATTCTGGCCAGGCAGATTATAGCGACGCTTGCAGTCTGCATCGCTCAGGCCAAAGTACTGCCATGGCTCATAGTTGATGCCATCGAGGGATTTCTCGAGTATCCAGGAAGCGGGACGCGGCGAGTTGGCCGACTTCAGCATAATGAAGAATATTTGGTATGTCTGAAATGGAGATTAATAAAGACAGTTAGGAAAATGCAATGATAGAAATTtgagcatttaaaatattgtccAGAATTGACAGAATAATTCAGACGGACAAAACAACTGATACATAAGTGACATAAACCTGTGAACgtttttctttgtgtttgCAAAATCTAAACTGTTTTCACcctaacataattattattatttatctgcCACTCCAGATAAATTTCACAAATGAAAGAAGTCTAACTTAAGGTTAGTCATTTTATGTGTACAAACTCAAAACTCGAAAGCTTTACTAGCTTAGTTAATTCCAACTGTGATTTTTTACTTGCTATTTGGATGCGAACAAACCGCAGTTGACTTACAGTTTTTACAGCCACTGTGCGGGCTATAAATTAGGAAAGGAAGCCAAGCAGCGTTGTTTCTGTCACTTTGGGGCAATTCGCTGATGTttctatttagttttatatctTTCTatcagcaactgcagcagacAAACTCAATGTTGTCTGTTAATGTTGTTGaagttggctgctgttgccgttggctgccgaaaaaacaataaaagaaaaaaccagCGAAGAAAACGCCATGAAAAACTATAACCCAACGCCATCGTCGCGTCATAAATTTTCCAAACTGTCAACAAAAATGCCGCGAAAAACCACCTACCAATCGCCTGGAACACgcccggcagcagcagctgacaagcgatatttatatttatatttatttatttatttttcttggtGTTTGTGGTTGTGTGTAGTATGAGGCATTTtcgaaaaattgtttaaaatactgaaaataaaatggcaaatgccaaaaacgtCGCGTGTTATGCCTATCGTTGTCAAGAGATcgaaaaatggaaaactaaAGCCAATAAAAGGCAACTTGCGGCAAGGTGTGGCTTTCCGACCAGGCTATAATTGATTATAAGACGTGG comes from the Drosophila sulfurigaster albostrigata strain 15112-1811.04 chromosome 2L, ASM2355843v2, whole genome shotgun sequence genome and includes:
- the LOC133847426 gene encoding synaptosomal-associated protein 25-like — protein: MKNKLRTEQQLKSVDSLESTRRILSMMEEFNEMEIRSLKPLCDQNEVLDRIEEGMGRNNADMREEEKNLSGMEKYYGISVLPCNKIILKDDWKANNMESELVNPNKKIETINAKDDSNYMRIDGVNQVSKFNDQL